The Pseudanabaena galeata CCNP1313 genome includes a region encoding these proteins:
- a CDS encoding peptidylprolyl isomerase yields the protein MLRWILSCFLAVSVLLTSCSNGGSVSASSSPTASATASSKPTAIASTPTASPKPSASPENSLEAALAKFVQLKGKATVELKLKSGSVTIELDGENAPVTAGNFADLVKRGLYNGLTFHRVVKEPTPFVAQGGDPLGNGTGNFIDPATSQPRYIPLEILPDGAKKPVYGEILAPTQKPKLRHNKGAIAMARSQFPNSASCQFYLALDDIYFLDGSYAVFGYVKEGMDLVEKIQMDDRIESITITQGEENLKQPV from the coding sequence ATGTTGCGTTGGATTCTTAGTTGTTTTTTAGCGGTGAGTGTTTTACTCACTAGTTGCAGTAATGGCGGTAGTGTTTCTGCAAGTTCTTCCCCGACAGCGTCGGCTACTGCTAGCAGCAAACCTACGGCGATCGCTTCTACGCCAACAGCATCGCCTAAGCCTAGTGCTAGTCCTGAAAACTCCTTAGAGGCTGCCCTTGCTAAATTTGTGCAACTAAAAGGTAAGGCTACAGTGGAATTAAAACTAAAATCTGGCTCCGTGACGATTGAGCTTGATGGTGAAAATGCCCCCGTTACCGCAGGGAATTTTGCAGATTTAGTCAAACGTGGACTGTATAACGGATTAACCTTCCATCGTGTCGTCAAGGAACCAACTCCTTTTGTGGCTCAGGGTGGCGATCCCCTTGGTAATGGTACTGGTAATTTTATCGATCCCGCGACATCACAGCCTCGTTATATTCCTCTAGAAATTCTGCCCGATGGTGCCAAGAAACCAGTTTATGGCGAAATTTTAGCTCCCACTCAAAAGCCTAAATTACGTCATAACAAAGGGGCGATCGCCATGGCTCGATCTCAATTTCCTAACTCTGCATCCTGTCAGTTTTACCTTGCCCTCGACGATATCTACTTTCTGGATGGCTCCTATGCTGTATTTGGCTATGTAAAAGAGGGAATGGATCTAGTTGAAAAAATTCAAATGGATGATCGCATTGAATCAATCACGATTACCCAAGGCGAGGAAAATCTCAAACAACCTGTATAA
- a CDS encoding photosystem I assembly protein Ycf4 encodes MVTTKSQSNVLRYDIVGSRRFSNYCFAVIVAIGASGFLLAGISSFLKINLLPFADPLQLEFVPQGLALSFYGVAGTLLELYLLYVMVIDYGSGYNEFDRNIGKVTVFRRGRNKSKNIELIYKIADVQAVRVEIRNGLNPKRALYLRVKGKGDLPLSQVGQPIGLTELEDRAADIAKFLSVPLEGL; translated from the coding sequence ATGGTCACTACAAAATCTCAATCCAATGTTCTGCGATATGACATTGTCGGGTCACGGCGCTTTAGTAACTATTGCTTTGCGGTTATTGTTGCCATAGGTGCGTCGGGCTTTTTATTAGCAGGGATTTCCAGCTTCTTAAAAATTAATTTGCTACCATTTGCTGATCCCCTCCAACTAGAATTTGTACCTCAAGGCTTGGCTCTCTCCTTTTATGGCGTAGCTGGTACATTGCTAGAGCTTTACCTGCTATATGTGATGGTGATCGATTACGGTAGCGGCTACAACGAGTTCGATCGCAATATTGGTAAGGTAACCGTTTTTCGACGTGGGCGCAATAAAAGCAAAAATATTGAATTGATTTATAAGATTGCTGATGTGCAAGCAGTTCGTGTTGAAATTCGCAATGGGCTAAATCCCAAGAGAGCCTTATATTTGCGAGTTAAGGGTAAAGGCGATTTGCCTTTGTCGCAGGTGGGTCAACCAATTGGTTTAACCGAACTCGAAGATCGGGCTGCCGACATTGCCAAATTTTTGTCAGTACCATTGGAAGGGCTATAA
- a CDS encoding RibD family protein, whose amino-acid sequence MYKSLYSSHDRIYNFEELNFPTEGVEFKLNNLGDARLGDRLARRPYIAFNMVSSVDGKATTYEGKLTGLGSRPDRLLMKRLRSQFDAVLAGGTTLRQDAFIPTVPPELLAERQKNFSQPQPLGIVITNSGKLPSEHRFWDAGKDLRVALIGEETTVESWLDQKAQIFRFPTKEQQIDLRQVLAMLFEKLGIKRLLVEGGPALNYSLISQGLADELFLTVSPHIVGGIDNMTVIGGSGYGLGGNNLPSLQLRSLYHHESELFLRYQFQR is encoded by the coding sequence ATGTATAAAAGCTTGTACTCCTCGCACGATCGCATTTACAACTTTGAAGAATTAAACTTTCCCACTGAAGGCGTAGAGTTTAAGCTAAATAACTTAGGTGATGCTCGCTTAGGCGATCGCCTTGCTAGACGACCATACATAGCTTTCAATATGGTGTCTAGTGTTGATGGCAAAGCAACAACCTATGAGGGGAAGCTGACGGGTTTGGGATCGCGCCCCGATCGCCTGTTAATGAAACGTCTGCGATCGCAATTTGATGCGGTACTGGCTGGCGGCACAACCCTGCGGCAAGATGCCTTTATCCCCACCGTACCTCCCGAATTGTTAGCAGAGCGCCAAAAAAACTTTTCGCAGCCTCAGCCCCTTGGTATTGTGATTACCAACTCAGGCAAACTACCAAGTGAGCATCGTTTTTGGGATGCTGGCAAAGATTTGCGAGTAGCCTTGATTGGCGAAGAAACTACGGTCGAGTCATGGCTAGATCAGAAAGCCCAAATTTTCCGATTCCCAACCAAGGAGCAGCAAATTGATTTAAGGCAAGTATTAGCAATGCTATTTGAAAAGCTGGGGATCAAACGTCTGTTAGTCGAAGGGGGGCCAGCGTTAAATTATTCACTGATCTCTCAAGGCTTGGCTGATGAATTGTTTTTGACTGTATCTCCCCATATAGTCGGCGGTATTGATAATATGACCGTTATTGGTGGCTCTGGCTATGGCTTGGGCGGCAATAATTTACCTAGTCTTCAATTGCGATCGCTATACCATCACGAATCAGAGTTATTTTTACGCTATCAATTTCAAAGGTAG
- a CDS encoding MogA/MoaB family molybdenum cofactor biosynthesis protein, with translation MTKSQNPCPDPPSYQVHFAVITVSDTRTPETDKSGHFIKQSMTNAGHLLDYYTLVKDEPDEIRTQMYKLAAIADLDAIILNGGTGIAPRDTTYDAIAALLEKTLPGFGEMFRYLSWQEVGSRAIASRSEAGIYQGKLVFSLPGSSNAVKLAIEQLILPEIIHLVRQLKGLH, from the coding sequence ATGACTAAATCTCAAAATCCTTGTCCCGATCCACCGTCTTACCAAGTACATTTTGCGGTGATTACTGTCAGTGATACCCGTACCCCAGAAACCGATAAAAGTGGTCACTTTATCAAGCAGTCGATGACTAATGCAGGGCATTTGCTCGATTACTACACCCTAGTCAAGGATGAGCCTGACGAAATCCGCACCCAAATGTATAAGTTAGCGGCGATCGCTGATCTTGACGCGATTATTCTCAATGGCGGGACAGGAATTGCGCCACGGGATACTACTTACGATGCGATCGCTGCGTTACTCGAAAAAACACTGCCGGGGTTTGGGGAGATGTTTCGTTATTTGAGTTGGCAAGAGGTTGGCTCAAGGGCGATCGCTTCGAGATCGGAGGCTGGCATTTATCAAGGTAAGTTGGTTTTTTCGCTTCCAGGATCGAGTAATGCGGTGAAATTGGCGATCGAGCAGCTAATTTTGCCAGAAATTATTCATCTTGTCCGCCAGTTAAAGGGATTGCATTAG
- a CDS encoding TIGR03643 family protein encodes MDRLILKTLTAVDIDRIVEMAWEDRTTFDTIHEQFGISEAEVIKIMRKSMKRPSFLMWRERVSGRKTKHAITSESQRFRCSQQEKPKSKNI; translated from the coding sequence ATGGATAGACTAATTTTAAAAACACTCACTGCGGTTGATATTGATCGCATTGTCGAGATGGCGTGGGAAGACCGCACTACTTTTGATACTATTCACGAGCAATTTGGCATTTCCGAGGCAGAAGTAATTAAAATCATGCGTAAATCCATGAAACGTCCATCGTTCCTGATGTGGCGAGAAAGGGTAAGTGGTCGCAAAACTAAACATGCCATCACCTCTGAGTCCCAAAGATTTCGTTGTAGTCAACAAGAAAAGCCTAAATCTAAAAATATTTAG
- a CDS encoding DUF2325 domain-containing protein — translation MHISELDELEASVSDLLTMAKVELEQNRLQQQRDRQIQEAVAQIEARLKPLLAKVEQMLQEYDREGGNPNSETRQRLEKKAADIRQEIAEAPNLAAQLADRQLILSEERLLDERITEQTAQWRLELKADLLEMIEEQRDFFSATDASIAVRGYANDLKAIGALEEVVEALINQINSHSEEGPVARLRGSHEQTLTFIYNKALENRSRVDRAPDVQPTTRHRKSEKRPALYTDLSGKVLVFGGHDRLQTAVKNRLRDSAINLMWYTEQDGLQLAAQGESQISGGDLIIIVTGYASHSLTERAIEACRRANKTYEIVNTTGMTRLLEVIESGLKAKQLARHWKQN, via the coding sequence ATGCATATTTCTGAATTAGATGAACTGGAAGCCTCGGTTAGCGATTTGCTGACCATGGCAAAGGTGGAGTTAGAACAAAATCGTTTACAACAGCAACGCGATCGCCAAATCCAAGAAGCAGTAGCCCAAATTGAAGCAAGATTGAAACCTTTACTGGCTAAAGTTGAGCAGATGCTACAAGAATATGATCGTGAAGGTGGAAACCCCAACAGCGAGACTAGGCAAAGGCTAGAAAAAAAAGCGGCTGATATTCGACAGGAAATAGCTGAGGCTCCTAACCTTGCGGCTCAGCTTGCCGATCGCCAGTTGATTTTGAGCGAAGAAAGACTACTAGATGAACGAATAACGGAACAAACGGCTCAATGGCGACTGGAATTAAAAGCTGACCTATTAGAGATGATTGAAGAACAACGCGATTTCTTTAGTGCTACCGATGCTTCGATCGCGGTGCGTGGATATGCCAATGACTTAAAAGCGATCGGCGCACTCGAAGAAGTTGTCGAAGCGCTGATTAACCAAATAAATTCCCACAGTGAAGAAGGTCCCGTTGCACGTTTGCGTGGTAGCCATGAACAAACACTCACCTTTATTTACAACAAAGCTCTTGAAAATCGCTCCCGTGTTGATCGCGCCCCTGATGTTCAGCCTACGACAAGACATCGCAAGTCAGAAAAGCGACCTGCTTTGTACACTGACCTCAGTGGCAAGGTTTTAGTATTTGGCGGACACGATCGCTTGCAAACGGCTGTAAAAAATCGGTTGCGTGATTCGGCAATTAATTTAATGTGGTACACCGAGCAGGATGGCTTGCAACTTGCAGCGCAAGGAGAGAGCCAAATCTCTGGTGGTGATTTAATTATTATCGTGACAGGTTATGCGAGCCACTCACTCACTGAAAGAGCGATCGAGGCTTGTCGTCGAGCTAATAAAACCTATGAAATTGTGAATACTACAGGTATGACCAGACTACTCGAAGTAATTGAATCGGGACTGAAAGCTAAGCAATTAGCACGTCATTGGAAACAAAACTAA
- the deoC gene encoding deoxyribose-phosphate aldolase, translating into MLQPDINPAPYIDYALLDPAASDEQVDRACEEADRFGFASVCVYPCNVKRVTERLLKTKVEICTVIGFPSGATTSNVKLYEAMESVENGATELDVVINFGWLKTGQTNLLHQDIAQICEESGKPVKAILELSLLTPDEQELAAEVCMDAGVAFLKTGTGWAGSATLEMVKFLKEISRGKVGIKASGGIRTREQAIALIDAGANRIGTSHGVAIAREKN; encoded by the coding sequence ATGCTCCAACCTGATATCAATCCTGCCCCATATATTGATTACGCCCTATTAGATCCCGCCGCTAGTGATGAACAGGTAGATCGAGCTTGTGAAGAAGCCGATCGCTTTGGTTTTGCTAGCGTCTGCGTTTATCCTTGCAACGTCAAGCGCGTGACAGAAAGACTGCTCAAAACCAAGGTAGAAATTTGCACTGTGATTGGCTTTCCCAGTGGCGCAACCACATCAAACGTTAAGCTTTATGAAGCAATGGAATCTGTGGAAAATGGCGCAACGGAATTAGATGTTGTCATTAACTTTGGCTGGCTCAAAACAGGACAGACTAATTTATTACATCAAGATATTGCTCAAATCTGTGAGGAGTCGGGCAAACCTGTCAAAGCAATTTTAGAGCTTAGCTTACTCACTCCCGATGAGCAGGAACTCGCCGCCGAGGTATGTATGGATGCAGGAGTTGCCTTTTTAAAAACAGGCACAGGCTGGGCGGGATCTGCCACGCTGGAAATGGTGAAATTTCTCAAGGAAATTTCACGCGGAAAAGTTGGTATTAAGGCTTCAGGGGGAATTCGTACCAGAGAGCAGGCGATCGCCTTAATTGATGCAGGTGCAAATCGGATCGGTACGTCTCACGGCGTAGCGATCGCTCGCGAAAAAAATTAA